The Lycium barbarum isolate Lr01 chromosome 12, ASM1917538v2, whole genome shotgun sequence genome includes a region encoding these proteins:
- the LOC132623472 gene encoding pentatricopeptide repeat-containing protein At4g21300 gives MLFKSKNICSIYRTISFFHSFHYTEEVLASKLAPILQSCNHTDNLSSVLRIGKQVHAQVTINGIDNLGILGTRILGMYVLCNKFIDAKKLFFQLKLCYASPWNWLIRGYTIMGRFDLAILLFFKMLVFGTCPDKYTFPYVVKACAGLNSVNLGKWLHGMVHSLGFEDDVFMGSGFIKFYAENGCLDDARLLFDKMTQRDSVLWNVMLNGYAKDEESVNDVVRLFREMRKSETKPNSVTYACVLSVCASESMVKFGCQVHGLVVRCGLEMDSPVANTLIAMYAKFCSLFDARKIFNLVPQADRVTWNGMIGGYVQNGYMDEALELFQEMVATGVKPDTVTFASLLPLVSISEDIYQGKAMHGYIMRHDVSMDVFLKNAIIDMYFKCGNVDAACNMFNCSAAVDVVICTAMISGFILNGMSSDALDVFRWLLNKKMRPNPVTLASTLPACANLAALKLGKELHGIIVKRSFQGILYVGSAVMDMYAKCGRLDLAQQVFRRMSERDVVCWNSMITNCCQNAEPESAIDFFQQMGANGAKYDCVTISSALSACANLPALHYGKEIHGFIMKSALSSDLFVESALIDMYAKCGNLEVAWRVFDMMAHKNEVTWNSIIAAYGNHGRLKECLYLFHGMRKDGFQPDHVTFLAIISACGHSGRVEEGKHYFNCMTKEYGITPRAEHYACMVDLFGRAGLVEEAFGVIKSMPFAPDAGIWGTLLGACRLHGNSELAEMASEHLLSLDPQNSGYYMLQSNLHANAGKWDMVSKIRHMMKERGVQKVPGYSWIEVNNSTHTFVAAETSHPQSAQIYHLLDNLLMELQNEGYVPQMNLQIQQSISTEGC, from the coding sequence ATGTTGTTTAAAAGCAAGAATATCTGTTCAATATACAGGACCATCTCATTTTTTCACTCATTTCACTATACAGAAGAGGTTTTAGCATCTAAATTAGCTCCAATTTTGCAATCTTGCAATCATACAGATAATCTTAGTTCTGTTCTTCGAATAGGGAAACAGGTTCATGCCCAAGTAACTATAAATGGAATTGACAACTTGGGTATTCTTGGTACAAGAATCTTGGGAATGTATGTTTTGTGTAACAAGTTTATTGATGCCAAGAAATTATTTTTTCAGCTTAAATTGTGTTATGCTTCCCCTTGGAATTGGTTGATTAGAGGGTATACAATAATGGGTCGTTTTGATCTTGCAATTTTGTTGTTCTTTAAAATGTTGGTTTTTGGTACTTGCCCTGATAAATACACTTTTCCTTATGTGGTTAAAGCTTGTGCTGGTTTAAATTCTGTTAATTTAGGTAAATGGTTACATGGGATGGTACATAGTTTAGGTTTTGAGGATGATGTGTTTATGGGCAGTGGTTTTATTAAGTTTTATGCTGAGAATGGTTGTTTGGATGATGCTCGTCTTTTGTTCGATAAAATGACTCAGAGAGATAGTGTTTTATGGAATGTGATGCTTAATGGCTATGCTAAAGATGAAGAGTCAGTGAATGATGTGGTTAGGTTATTTAGGGAAATGAGGAAAAGTGAAACTAAGCCTAATTCAGTAACATATGCTTGTGTTCTTTCTGTTTGTGCCTCTGAATCGATGGTTAAATTTGGTTGTCAGGTTCATGGGCTTGTTGTGAGATGTGGGTTGGAAATGGATTCTCCAGTAGCCAATACATTGATTGCGATGTACGCGAAATTCTGTTCTTTGTTTGATGCACGCAAGATATTTAATTTGGTGCCACAAGCAGATCGTGTGACTTGGAATGGAATGATTGGAGGATATGTACAGAACGGGTATATGGATGAGGCACTGGAATTATTTCAGGAAATGGTAGCTACCGGTGTCAAACCAGACACTGTCACCTTTGCCAGTTTGCTCCCCTTAGTTTCTAtatcagaagatatataccaaggGAAGGCAATGCATGGCTATATTATGAGACATGATGTATCTATGGATGTTTTCTTAAAGAATGCCATTATTGATATGTACTTCAAATGTGGGAATGTTGATGCAGCATGCAACATGTTTAACTGCAGCGCTGCGGTGGATGTTGTTATCTGCACTGCTATGATTTCAGGATTTATTCTTAATGGCATGAGTTCTGATGCCCTAGATGTTTTCCGATGGTTACTTAATAAGAAGATGAGGCCCAATCCTGTTACTCTAGCAAGTACATTACCAGCTTGTGCTAATTTGGCTGCTTTGAAATTAGGTAAGGAACTGCATGGTATTATTGTTAAGCGCAGTTTTCAAGGAATACTTTATGTGGGAAGTGCGGTGATGGACATGTATGCAAAGTGTGGAAGACTGGATCTTGCTCAACAGGTGTTCAGAAGGATGTCTGAAAGAGATGTTGTTTGTTGGAATTCGATGATCACAAACTGTTGCCAGAACGCTGAACCGGAATCCGCCATTGACTTTTTCCAACAGATGGGTGCAAATGGGGCCAAATATGATTGTGTCACCATATCCAGTGCTCTTTCTGCATGTGCAAATTTGCCAGCTCTCCATTATGGGAAAGAGATCCATGGCTTCATTATGAAAAGTGCATTAAGCTCTGATCTTTTTGTGGAGAGTGCGTTAATAGATATGTACGCTAAATGTGGGAACTTGGAGGTAGCTTGGCGTGTTTTTGACATGATGGCACACAAGAATGAAGTAACATGGAATAGTATTATTGCAGCTTATGGAAATCATGGCCGACTTAAGGAATGTCTGTATTTGTTTCATGGAATGAGAAAAGATGGATTCCAGCCTGACCATGTCACTTTTCTCGCGATCATATCTGCCTGTGGCCATTCTGGTCGAGTTGAAGAAGGAAAGCACTATTTCAATTGCATGACTAAGGAATATGGGATTACACCCCGAGCGGAGCATTATGCATGCATGGTTGACTTGTTTGGGAGAGCTGGTCTTGTGGAAGAAGCATTTGGTGTGATTAAGAGCATGCCATTTGCTCCAGATGCAGGCATATGGGGAACATTACTAGGGGCTTGTCGTTTACATGGCAATTCTGAGCTTGCTGAAATGGCGTCTGAGCATCTTTTGAGCTTGGACCCGCAAAATTCAGGCTACTATATGTTACAATCAAATCTACATGCTAATGCCGGTAAATGGGATATGGTTTCTAAAATTCGTCATATGATGAAGGAAAGAGGAGTGCAGAAAGTACCTGGTTACAGCTGGATTGAAGTTAACAATAGCACTCATACTTTTGTTGCTGCAGAGACGAGTCACCCGCAGTCAGCTCAGATATATCATTTATTAGATAATCTTCTAATGGAGCTGCAAAATGAGGGTTACGTTCCTCAAATGAATCTGCAAATACAACAGTCAATATCCACAGAAGGCTGTTGA